The DNA window CTCTGACAGCCGCACCGGGCGACACCGCGCTACTTCCGTGTTACGCCGTCGGTAACGTAACACCGACTGTGACAACATGGATGAAAAACGGACAAGCGCTCGTGGCAGGTGGGGAGTCCTCACCTGGCCCCTCACCTGTCGGCGGGGAGCGCCTCTCAGTGCTGCATGATGGGAGTCTGAGCATCAGGGGGGTGACACCTGG is part of the Plectropomus leopardus isolate mb unplaced genomic scaffold, YSFRI_Pleo_2.0 unplaced_scaffold26725, whole genome shotgun sequence genome and encodes:
- the LOC121967036 gene encoding hemicentin-2-like; translated protein: MKIVATLTLLHLSLCATAAVSGSDSTETALTAAPGDTALLPCYAVGNVTPTVTTWMKNGQALVAGGESSPGPSPVGGERLSVLHDGSLSIRGVTPGDEGTYTCSSTLPGNNIFHARVLLRVA